The Aythya fuligula isolate bAytFul2 chromosome 2, bAytFul2.pri, whole genome shotgun sequence genome contains a region encoding:
- the IMPA1 gene encoding inositol monophosphatase 1 encodes MADPWQECMDYAVTLARKAGEIICGALKEEKSIMTKSSPVDLVTETDQKVESFIISLIKEKYPSHSFIGEESVAAGEGSILTDNPTWIIDPIDGTTNFVHRFPFVAVSIGFVVNKKIEFGIVYSCVEDKMYTARKGKGAFCNGQKLQVSGQQDITKSLVVTELGSNRDPETIKIILSNMERLLSIPIHGIRAVGTAAVNMCLVATGGADAYYEMGIHCWDMAGAGIIITEAGGVLLDVSGGPFDLMSRRIIAASSRAIAERIAKALQIIPLKRDDATN; translated from the exons ATGGCGGATCCTTGGCAAGAATGTATGGATTATGCAGTTACTTTAGcaagaaaagctggggag ATAATCTGTGGAGCactcaaagaagaaaaatccattatGACTAAAAGTTCACCTGTAGATCTAGTGACTGAAACTGATCAAAAAGTAGAAAgcttcattatttctttgataAAAGAAAAGTATCCTTCTCACAG CTTCATCGGAGAAGAATCTgttgctgctggggagggcagcaTTTTAACAGATAACCCCACATGGATTATAGACCCTATTGATGGAACTACCAACTTCGTACACAG gtTTCCGTTTGTGGCAGTTTCAATTGGCTTTGTTGTAAACAAAAAG ATAGAGTTTGGAATTGTGTATAGTTGTGTAGAAGACAAGATGTATACtgccagaaaaggaaaaggtgcaTTTTGCAATGGTCAGAAACTGCAAGTATCAGGCCAACAAG acaTCACAAAATCCCTTGTAGTAACAGAATTGGGATCTAATCGTGATCCAGagactataaaaataattctttctaaCATGGAAAGACTTCTCAGTATTCCTATTCATGG GATTAGAGCTGTTGGTACAGCAGCTGTGAACATGTGCCTTGTGGCAACGGGTGGAGCTGATGCCTATTATGAAATGGGGATTCACTGCTGGGATATGGCAGGGGCTGGAATCATTATTACTGAAGCAGGTGGTGTTCTCCTAGATGTATCAG gtggACCATTTGACTTGATGTCTCGAAGAATAATTGCAGCAAGTAGTCGAGCTATTGCTGAGAGAATAGCCAAAGCACTTCAAATAATCCCTCTGAAAAGGGATGATGCAACTAATTGA